Below is a genomic region from Epinephelus moara isolate mb chromosome 9, YSFRI_EMoa_1.0, whole genome shotgun sequence.
TAAGCAACTTACCACCAAAGCAATTAACTTTCTAACCAACTGACTGATTTAACTAACTAAGCAACTTACCACCAAAGCAACCAACTAACCAACTAactaaccaaccaaccaaccagccAACCAACTAACTGAATGACTGATTAACTAACTAAGCAACTAACCACCAAACTAACCACCAAAGCAACCAACTAACTAATTATCTAAGCAACTAACCAATGAACTAACcaactaacaaacaaactgactaACTAACCAGCCAACTAACTGAATGACTGATTAACTTACTAAGCAACTAACCACCAAAGCAATCAACTAACTAAttaaccaaccaaccaactaaCCGACTGAATGACTGGTTAACTTACTAAGCAACTTACTACCAAACTAACCACCAAAGCaattaactaactaactgactaACCAACTGACTGATTAACTCACTAAGCAACTAACCACCAAAGACACCAACTAACTATTTACCTAACCAACTAACCAATGAactaaccaaccaaccaaccaaccagccAACCAACTAACTGAATGACTGATTAACGTACTAAGCAACTTACCACCAAACTAACCACCAAAGCAATTAACTAACTGACTGATTAACTAACTAAGCAACTAACCACCAAACTAGCCACCAAAGCAACCAACTAACCAATGAactaacaaactaacaaacCAACCAACTGAATGACTGAATAACTTACTAAGCAACTAACCACCAAATCAAtcaactaactaactaaccaaCCAACTGAATGACTGATAACCTACTAAGCAACTTACCACCAAACTAACCATCAAAGCAATTGACTGACTAACCAACTGATTAATTAACTAAGCAactaaccaaccaaccaactaaCTGAATGACTGACTACTAAGCAACTAACCACCAAACTAACCACCAAAGCAACTAACTAACCAACTGACTAAGTAACTAAGTAATGCTAAGTTAATGCTAAATCAATGATCACAATCACCACTCCCACAGTCTGCAGAGTGGGGGGGGCTTGGTTGGTGACAAAAGCTGCCACCTTATACGTCAGTTGTCATCAGAACAGCCAATAGCAACATTCAGTTGCAGTAGCCAGGTTTGAACCTGTAGAGGGCAGTCACTGTGAATATGCTGAACGCAACATGCAGAGTTTAAATACTTCACACTCAAACATTGAGATCTGGACCTGAGTCaatgagccacacacacacacacacacacacacacacacacacacacacacacacacacacacgctgttgTGGTTACCTGAGGAAAGTGGTTTGTTGGTTTAGTTGCTCTTCAAGCCTCAGCGTGAGCTCCagctctgtgtgactgagacgagAGGAAACACCTGCAGGAggatgtgatgatgatgatgatgatgatgatgatgttctctcttctgcttgtcTGTGCAGGATCTTCGAGATGAGATCTTCAAACTCGACGAGGGACTGGACGTGGTGGTTTCCCACAACCCAAGAACCCTGCGGTCTGTCGCCTACCTGCTGCTGGGTGTGAACAGGATGCAAAAGTCCCTGACTCAGTGCGGCAGGGAGCTCAGTGACGACGAGCTCTGCTGTGCCATCATGGACAGCCTGGTGACCGGTGGGTAACCACACTGTTTCACTTCATTACAGAGAGTTAAAGAGAAACCAGAACATCCAGGTTCAGAAAACAGTGTcattcaaaatcacactgatATTTTTACACTATTTTAATTACTAAAAATTAAACCTTGTAAAGATAAATCCTTAAGTAGCTTTgtgacagtctggtgacctgtccagggcgtaccccgcctctcacccagtgtcagctgggatagactccagccccgcAGCAACTCCCAAGAGAATAAGCAGCtacataaaatgaatgaatgaatgaggaaatctTAActaggaaaatcttaactttaGGTGTATTGTGCAACCGACCCCTGGGTCCCTAACCCTTACAAGGAAAAGTCCTTCATTCAAAATTGAGAGagtacaaaagtattaacaTCAAAACATACTCACCAGCCCGTGTTCCCATTATAATtactgatgcattcatgtgttcatctcTTCACCGCTGCAGCCCGGATGTGACGTCATGACTTCAGCTCTCTATCAGACACTCTGTTCTTCTGAAAGCTTAAAAAACATCTGCCTCCATCTTCCCACAGAAACAGTCGTGGAGAGGACTGCGAGCTCGGCGACCACGAGCGCGTCTGCCGAAGCCAAAAGAGTGTACGAGCGCGTCAATAGCGGGAACCAGTGCACGCTGCTGGACCTTTATCGGAAACACATCGTCCTCACGTCAGAGGAGTGTCAGCTGCTCGCCGTCACTCTGAAAGGAGGAAACTGTGAACGCAAAGGTACTGAGAAGGCCGTGAACTTGTACTGAAGCGTACTTAGTACTTTACTAATTTGTATGATGCTtctaattaaatttaaaaatatttatcataTGATATGATGCAGTATTTTAAGTGAAATTGAAGTGAAATTTTACATTCTggactttaacttgtaacagagtattttagACCACAGTGTTTCTACTTTGACGTCAGTAAAGTATCTGAATACTTCTAATACTTTGTCTCTCTGTTCCCCACATCAGTGAATTTCAAACTGGCGAGGTACATCAGTTCCATCATCAAACCCGATGAAAGTCTGACCGTCCTCCTGTCCCTGAAAAGCAACCTGCACATTTCCTGCTCTATGAAAGACGACAAAGCCGTGCTGACCCTCGAGGTGAGCAAGAAaattacacttctgtttttcctgctgAGAGAGGAGGCGTTCACTTGATGTGATTTAAATggatggaaaagaaaaaaaatggattttaaaatgttgactTAAAACTCTGAGTTTATCTCAAAATTTTGACTGTTTACATCATCATTGTGATTTTCATCCTATAATTCTGACTTTGTACCTGATAACTTTGACTTTTAGTCCATAATTCAGaattttgagtttttatttcttaactttaattttattgtcATAATTGTGACTTAATCTAAAATTGTTGACTTTAATAGCAGTTTATAGTTTCTATCtcatcattttttaattttttatttcataattttgacttttatccaataattttgaatttttgtcccATATTTTTTACTAGTCTCACGATTTATACTTTTTTATCTCacaattttaagtttttatttcaaaactttgttttttttcacaatttcagAACTTTTATCTAAAAACTTAATAATTTTGATTTCTATCTTAAAATTTTAACTCTTTATCTAATAATTTTAACTTTATGTTATAACTTTTATCTCATCATTGTGATTTTAATCATATAATTCAGACTTTTATGTAATGATTTTGACTTTATAATCCcataattttgacttttatttcataatgcGGAATTAGCATCCCATAATTTTTACTTAAATTtcacaatttatacattttgagtttttatttcataattttgatattttttatataaatctgacttttatctattttttttttaactttaatttcagaatttttatttataatttaatttataatatttatttttgtcgtAATTCTGTTGTTTTCTTATAATTCTGACTCATTTCAtaatgttgatttttattttagttttttttatgtcttttatgtttttaagtctcataattttgacttttatCTTGTCATTTTGATAATTCTGTCATTTATTTCATAATTGTGATCATTCTCACAATTTTGATTTAGTAACTAAAGTTTTGACTCATTTGAGGagtttatttacaaaaacagatgaGAAATTCATTATTGACTTTTGATATTCCTTCGAgtgcacaataaaaacaaacaaaaacaaaccatgaTTGATGGATATAAAAACTTTGAGATATCAAAACAACCAATACCAGTTGGAGAAACATAatgtaagaaaataaatgaaaatgaaccctttatttgtgttttaacacaacaaacattGTTTCCCCTTTAACTGGCAGAGCGGTGTTTTTTACTTAAGATAATTAATAAGGGACGTTTCCTTTTATCTATCTGACAGGAATGCAGCAAGGAAGATTTAAAGAGCATCAGTGAGGATGGAGACATGGACCGTTTCCTCTTCTTCAAGAGAACCAAGGGAATGTGTGAGAACATGTTTGAGTCTGTGAAGTACAGGGGCTGGTTCATCAGCACCAGTGACGCCGAAAACCAGCCTGTGGAACTGTGTAAGGTGGACGCCAAGAGACACCTGACCTTCAGGATGGACTGAGACGTGTCGCCTGGTCCTGTGCAGTGTTAATGTATGCAGCATTATGCTTCTGCCGcaccactagatggcgccaTCGTCTCAGTTCTTCCCTGAGCCTGCAGTAAACACTGCCGCTGGTGAGATTATGAATTAATCCACTAAATGTAGATTTACTTTATATTATCTTTACTCACTGACAAAATGATTTGTACAAACTAAAGTTCTCCTCTGGCAGAGAAAGTTGTAAAAGGATATTCCTCGAAACTAGTGATTGTCTTTGTTCACTGAATTACATTTATATCtctacaaatgtttttttgttacgTGTTTTAAAACAAGAGGAAAGTGTGATGGTGTTAAATTGTTACgacatttttgtgtatttttttgaaTACATAAGCATGCAAAATAACTTTTTGGTTTGTTCAtgtatttaaagtgtgtttctGTACTTCAATATTGACCCCTGTGTTTAACATGAAGGATTTAAATGACTTGTTAATCCTTGTTTTTCCAAATCTTACATTAAACATGACGgaataattcagtgttttttgtctgtgacgctgatgataataataataacaataataataataataataataactttaatttaTATAGTGCCTTTCAAAAAACCCAAGGTCACTTTACAATACATAGTAAGGAAACAATAACACCAACACAAGCAGtacagaaaagcaacaaaactataacaaacaacagaagaaagcAGAGACACTGTGTGATGGTACACTGGGCATGAGATGGATTATCGAATTAAAAAGCCATGGTGAACAGATGAGTTTTGAGGGTGGATTTGAAAGTGTCCAGTGAAGGGCGTTGTGGGTTACAGGGGAGAAAGAGTGCCAGAGGGTGGAGGCAGCGACGCTGAAGGCCCGGTCACCAAAAGTTCGGAGGCGGGAGTGAGGGATGAAGAGTAGGCCGGAGTCACAGGAGCGCAGAGATCTGGACGGAGTGTAGGTGTGGAGGAGGTCCGTTATGTACTGTGGGGCGGGGGCATGGAGGGACTTgtaggtgaggaggaggattttgTAGATTATGCGGGACTTGACCGGGAGCCAGTGGAGATGGATGAGGGTGGGGGTGATGTGCTGCCAGGGCTTGGTGCGGGTGAGGACCCTGGCAGCTGAGTTTTGTACATATTGGAGCCTGTCCAGGGTTTTGTTGGGAACCCCAAACAGGACACCATTGTAGTAGTCCAGGCGGGAAGTGATGAAGGAGTGGATGAGTGTTTCTGCAACTGAGTCAGTGAGTGATGGCCGGAGTCTGGAGATGTTTTTCAGGTGGTGGAAAGCAGATTTGGTGACAGATTTGATGTGGGTCTCCCAGGTTGCGGACCTCAGCAGATGGTAAGATGGTGGCACTGTCAATGGTTAGGATTAGATCCCCAACCTTCCCGAGCAGTGCCTTGGGGGCCACAGCCATGAGCTCTGTcttgttgctgttgagtttgagtAGATTAGATGTCAACCAAGATTTTATTTcgaggaggcaactgatgagaGACTGAGGGGGCAGATGGGCAGAAGGGT
It encodes:
- the il1b gene encoding interleukin-1 beta isoform X1, which codes for MCDFDPSQALDDSCEVDATGFESSCFNMTDLRDEIFKLDEGLDVVVSHNPRTLRSVAYLLLGVNRMQKSLTQCGRELSDDELCCAIMDSLVTETVVERTASSATTSASAEAKRVYERVNSGNQCTLLDLYRKHIVLTSEECQLLAVTLKGGNCERKVNFKLARYISSIIKPDESLTVLLSLKSNLHISCSMKDDKAVLTLEECSKEDLKSISEDGDMDRFLFFKRTKGMCENMFESVKYRGWFISTSDAENQPVELCKVDAKRHLTFRMD
- the il1b gene encoding interleukin-1 beta isoform X2, encoding MCDFDPSQALDDSCEVDATGFESSCFNMTDEIFKLDEGLDVVVSHNPRTLRSVAYLLLGVNRMQKSLTQCGRELSDDELCCAIMDSLVTETVVERTASSATTSASAEAKRVYERVNSGNQCTLLDLYRKHIVLTSEECQLLAVTLKGGNCERKVNFKLARYISSIIKPDESLTVLLSLKSNLHISCSMKDDKAVLTLEECSKEDLKSISEDGDMDRFLFFKRTKGMCENMFESVKYRGWFISTSDAENQPVELCKVDAKRHLTFRMD